The following are from one region of the Microbacterium sp. BK668 genome:
- the pstB gene encoding phosphate ABC transporter ATP-binding protein PstB yields the protein MSKSIEVNDLNVYYGDFLAVEGVSLDIEPRTVTAFIGPSGCGKSTFLRTLNRMHEVIPGARVEGEVLLDGDNLYGPGVDPVQVRRQVGMVFQRPNPFPTMSIKENVLAGVKLNNKRISKSDADALVERSLRGANLWNEVKDRLDKPGSGLSGGQQQRLCIARAIAVSPEVILMDEPCSALDPISTYAIEELIEELKTEYTVVIVTHNMQQASRVSDKTAFFNIAGTGKPGKLIEYNDTTSIFTTPSVQATEDYVSGRFG from the coding sequence GTGTCCAAGAGCATCGAAGTCAACGATCTGAACGTCTATTACGGCGACTTCCTCGCCGTCGAGGGCGTCTCACTCGACATCGAGCCGCGCACCGTGACGGCCTTCATCGGCCCGTCCGGATGCGGCAAGTCCACCTTCCTGCGGACGCTGAACCGCATGCACGAGGTCATCCCCGGTGCGCGCGTGGAGGGCGAGGTCCTGCTCGACGGCGACAACCTGTACGGTCCGGGCGTCGATCCCGTGCAGGTCCGCCGTCAGGTGGGGATGGTGTTCCAGCGTCCGAACCCGTTCCCGACGATGTCGATCAAGGAGAACGTCCTCGCGGGAGTCAAGCTCAACAACAAGCGCATCTCCAAGTCCGACGCCGACGCCCTCGTCGAGAGGTCGCTGCGCGGTGCGAACCTGTGGAACGAGGTGAAGGACCGCCTCGACAAGCCGGGCTCCGGCCTCTCCGGGGGTCAGCAGCAGCGCCTGTGCATCGCGCGGGCGATCGCGGTCTCCCCCGAGGTGATCCTCATGGACGAGCCGTGCTCGGCCCTTGACCCGATCTCGACCTACGCGATCGAGGAGCTGATCGAGGAGCTCAAGACCGAGTACACGGTCGTCATCGTCACGCACAACATGCAGCAGGCCTCGCGGGTGTCCGACAAGACAGCGTTCTTCAACATCGCCGGCACCGGAAAGCCCGGCAAGCTCATCGAGTACAACGACACGACGTCGATCTTCACGACCCCGAGCGTGCAGGCCACCGAGGACTACGTCTCGGGCCGCTTCGGCTGA
- the pstA gene encoding phosphate ABC transporter permease PstA, translated as MAITTTPTRTPSPAPTSQAPSLTTGQLPRLTPWAVLAGSALLSGIVFLLLSVAGGDGFNLAGWAVVTAILYLLMITVASAIVESRRKAVDRLVTGVVTIAFLIAMVPLVSVAYTVLVNGIAGLSAEFLSSSMRNVVGEGGGALHAIVGTVLITLAAAIISIPIGIFAAIYLVEYGAGKPIAQGITFLVDVMTGIPSIVAGLFAYALFALFLGPGIRMGFMGSIALSVLMIPVVVRSSEEMLRLVPNELREAAYALGVPKWRTIAKVVLPTAMAGITTGIMLSISRVIGETAPLLLTAGVTASMNYNLFEGRMMTLPVFAYTQYMNQGIPASAYIERAWAAALLLIVFVMVLNLVARLVAKLFAPKLGR; from the coding sequence ATGGCGATCACGACGACACCGACGCGCACCCCGTCCCCCGCGCCCACCTCGCAGGCGCCGAGCCTCACCACGGGTCAGCTGCCCCGCTTGACGCCCTGGGCGGTCCTGGCCGGTTCGGCCCTCCTCAGCGGGATCGTCTTCCTCCTGCTCTCGGTCGCCGGCGGCGACGGCTTCAACCTCGCCGGCTGGGCCGTCGTGACGGCCATCCTGTACCTGCTCATGATCACCGTCGCCTCGGCGATCGTCGAGAGCCGCCGCAAGGCCGTGGACCGACTCGTGACCGGGGTCGTCACGATCGCGTTCCTCATCGCGATGGTGCCGCTCGTGTCGGTCGCCTACACGGTGCTCGTGAACGGCATCGCCGGCCTGTCGGCCGAGTTCCTCAGCAGTTCGATGCGAAACGTGGTGGGCGAAGGCGGCGGTGCGCTGCATGCGATCGTCGGCACGGTGCTCATCACGCTCGCCGCGGCGATCATCTCGATCCCCATCGGCATCTTCGCGGCGATCTACCTCGTCGAGTACGGGGCGGGCAAGCCGATCGCCCAGGGCATCACGTTCCTCGTCGACGTGATGACCGGCATCCCCTCGATCGTCGCCGGCCTCTTCGCCTACGCGCTGTTCGCCCTCTTCCTCGGTCCCGGCATCCGCATGGGGTTCATGGGGTCGATCGCGCTCTCGGTGCTCATGATCCCGGTCGTCGTGCGCTCGAGCGAGGAGATGCTGCGTCTCGTCCCCAACGAGCTGCGCGAAGCGGCCTACGCCCTCGGCGTGCCGAAGTGGCGCACGATCGCGAAGGTCGTGCTGCCGACGGCGATGGCCGGCATCACGACCGGCATCATGCTCTCGATATCCCGCGTCATCGGCGAGACCGCGCCGCTCCTGCTCACGGCGGGGGTGACGGCATCCATGAACTACAACCTCTTCGAGGGCCGGATGATGACCCTCCCCGTCTTCGCCTATACCCAGTACATGAATCAGGGCATCCCGGCGTCGGCGTACATCGAGCGCGCGTGGGCCGCCGCGCTGCTGCTCATCGTCTTCGTCATGGTCCTGAACCTCGTGGCGCGCCTGGTCGCGAAGCTCTTCGCGCCCAAGCTCGGGCGCTGA
- the pstC gene encoding phosphate ABC transporter permease subunit PstC: protein MTTTTAPARTPVKQRAGDRWFSGTALFAGSMILVTLAAVAIFLIIQSIPGVTATSDTASLLSSNFWAYVWPLAFGTLWSSFLALLMAVPLSVCVALFISHYAPRRLAQSLGYIVDLLAAVPSVVFGLWGIMVLAPAVQPVYAWLNANMGWFPLFGGTVSATGRTIFTAAIVLAVMVVPIITAICREIFLQTPVLHEEAALALGATRWEMIRMAVFPFGRSGIVSAAMLGLGRALGETMAVAMVLSATGVVTFQLFTSENPSTIPANIALTFPEAYGTNINVLIATGLVLFIVTFVVNAIARWIVSRRKEFSGAN, encoded by the coding sequence ATGACCACCACAACGGCGCCGGCCAGGACTCCGGTCAAGCAGAGGGCGGGTGACCGCTGGTTCTCGGGCACGGCACTCTTCGCCGGGTCGATGATCCTCGTCACCCTCGCGGCGGTCGCGATCTTCCTCATCATCCAGTCGATTCCGGGCGTGACCGCGACGAGCGACACGGCGTCGCTCCTGTCCTCGAACTTCTGGGCGTATGTGTGGCCGCTGGCATTCGGAACGCTCTGGTCGTCGTTCCTCGCGCTGCTGATGGCGGTCCCGCTGTCCGTGTGCGTGGCCCTGTTCATCTCGCACTACGCCCCCCGGAGACTCGCCCAGTCGCTCGGCTACATCGTCGACCTGCTCGCGGCCGTCCCCTCGGTGGTGTTCGGTCTGTGGGGGATCATGGTGCTCGCGCCGGCGGTGCAGCCGGTCTACGCGTGGCTCAACGCCAACATGGGCTGGTTCCCCCTTTTCGGCGGCACCGTGTCGGCGACCGGTCGCACGATCTTCACCGCCGCTATCGTCCTCGCCGTCATGGTCGTGCCCATCATCACGGCGATCTGCCGTGAGATCTTCCTGCAGACGCCCGTTCTCCACGAGGAGGCGGCGCTCGCCCTCGGAGCCACCCGCTGGGAGATGATCCGCATGGCCGTCTTCCCCTTCGGCCGCAGCGGAATCGTCTCCGCCGCGATGCTCGGGCTCGGCCGTGCCCTCGGCGAGACGATGGCCGTCGCGATGGTGCTCTCCGCGACCGGAGTGGTGACCTTCCAGCTCTTCACGTCCGAGAACCCGAGCACGATCCCGGCCAACATCGCGCTCACCTTCCCCGAGGCCTACGGCACGAACATCAACGTCCTCATCGCGACGGGCCTCGTCCTCTTCATCGTCACCTTCGTGGTGAACGCCATCGCACGCTGGATCGTCAGCCGGCGCAAGGAATTCTCGGGAGCGAACTGA
- the pstS gene encoding phosphate ABC transporter substrate-binding protein PstS yields MKISRIAQLGAVAAVAALTLAGCAANEGGGGGNASGAPASDLSGEVAGGGASSQEVAVQTWTAGFQTANPDVTITYDPAGSGAGRESFQAGAFAFAGSDRAFTPEEIEAGPFDGCVEGTGIVELPTYISPIAVIFNIEGVDSLNLDPATLAGLFAGTITTWNDPAIVALNPDVTLPDTAVTPVHRADDSGTTENFTDYLYQAAGDVWTEEPDGVWPLQSGEAAQGTSGVVAAVAGGNGTVGYADASRAAEEGLSTAAIQVGDEFVSYTPEAAAAVVDESPFEEGRADGDLAIALDRTTEVAGVYPIVLISYMIGCQQYVDESVTPVVQAFFEYIASSEGQQAAAEAAGSAPISDSLRDQINDAIALIGQE; encoded by the coding sequence GTGAAGATCTCTCGCATCGCCCAGCTGGGCGCTGTCGCCGCGGTCGCGGCTCTGACTCTCGCCGGTTGCGCCGCGAACGAGGGCGGCGGTGGCGGCAACGCCAGCGGCGCTCCCGCGTCCGACCTCTCCGGTGAGGTGGCCGGCGGCGGCGCCTCGTCCCAGGAGGTCGCGGTCCAGACCTGGACGGCCGGCTTCCAGACGGCGAACCCCGACGTGACGATCACGTACGACCCCGCCGGCTCCGGCGCGGGCCGCGAGTCCTTCCAGGCGGGCGCGTTCGCCTTCGCGGGTTCGGACCGCGCCTTCACGCCCGAGGAGATCGAGGCAGGGCCGTTCGACGGCTGCGTCGAGGGCACCGGCATCGTCGAGCTTCCGACCTACATCTCCCCCATCGCGGTCATCTTCAACATCGAGGGCGTCGACTCGCTCAACCTCGACCCCGCGACCCTCGCGGGCCTGTTCGCCGGCACCATCACGACGTGGAACGACCCCGCGATCGTCGCCCTCAACCCCGACGTGACGCTGCCGGACACGGCCGTGACGCCGGTGCACCGCGCCGACGACTCGGGCACGACCGAGAACTTCACCGATTACCTCTACCAGGCCGCGGGCGACGTCTGGACCGAGGAGCCCGATGGCGTGTGGCCGCTGCAGAGCGGTGAGGCCGCACAGGGCACCTCCGGTGTGGTCGCGGCCGTCGCGGGGGGCAACGGCACCGTCGGCTACGCCGACGCGTCGCGCGCCGCGGAGGAGGGCCTGAGCACGGCCGCCATCCAGGTCGGCGACGAGTTCGTCAGCTACACGCCCGAAGCCGCGGCAGCGGTCGTCGACGAGTCGCCCTTCGAGGAGGGCCGTGCCGACGGCGACCTGGCGATCGCGCTCGATCGCACCACCGAGGTCGCGGGCGTCTACCCGATCGTCCTCATCAGCTACATGATCGGCTGCCAGCAGTACGTCGACGAGTCGGTGACCCCGGTCGTCCAGGCGTTCTTCGAGTACATCGCGAGCTCCGAGGGCCAGCAGGCGGCGGCGGAGGCTGCCGGCAGCGCGCCGATCTCGGACTCCCTCCGCGACCAGATCAACGACGCGATCGCCCTGATCGGTCAGGAGTAA
- a CDS encoding NUDIX domain-containing protein: MTDTAVYAAGGVVWRLVEGKLSVLLIHRTAYRDVTLPKGKVDPGETLAETAAREIFEETGIRVCLGVPVGVSRYRMPNKRQKIVHYWSAEATDAAIRTSAFVPNREIAALEWVSPKKAIKRLSYPVDVEILENFLRFVDDGVLATFPLIVLRHAKAVAREEWKGKDAARPLAHRGKRQANAVVGPLVAFGPRRIVSSPAVRCVKTVAPLASTLGRRIEESALISQDAWEEGKSDARRIVGERVRSRKTAVLCSHGPVLPELLTEIALATGTLRGSYLGSASALEPGAFSVVHLSATNPGSGIVAIETHQPKV; the protein is encoded by the coding sequence ATGACCGACACCGCCGTCTACGCTGCCGGCGGCGTCGTGTGGCGCCTGGTGGAGGGCAAGCTCTCCGTTCTGCTCATCCACCGCACCGCCTATCGCGACGTCACGCTGCCCAAGGGCAAGGTGGATCCGGGCGAGACCCTCGCCGAGACCGCAGCGCGCGAGATCTTCGAGGAGACCGGCATCCGGGTGTGCCTCGGCGTGCCGGTGGGCGTGTCGCGCTACCGCATGCCGAACAAGCGCCAGAAGATCGTGCACTACTGGTCGGCCGAGGCGACCGACGCCGCGATCCGCACGTCCGCGTTCGTACCCAACCGCGAGATCGCCGCGCTCGAGTGGGTCTCGCCCAAGAAGGCGATCAAGCGCCTCAGCTATCCCGTCGACGTCGAGATCCTCGAGAACTTCCTCCGGTTCGTCGACGACGGAGTGCTGGCGACCTTCCCCCTCATCGTGCTGCGGCACGCCAAAGCGGTCGCCCGCGAGGAGTGGAAGGGGAAGGATGCCGCGCGCCCGCTCGCGCACCGCGGAAAGCGGCAGGCGAACGCCGTCGTGGGACCGCTGGTCGCCTTCGGCCCTCGCCGGATCGTGTCGTCCCCGGCGGTGCGGTGCGTGAAGACCGTCGCACCGCTGGCGTCCACGCTCGGCCGCCGCATCGAGGAGTCGGCGCTCATCAGCCAGGACGCCTGGGAGGAAGGCAAGTCCGACGCGCGCCGCATCGTCGGCGAGCGCGTGCGCTCGCGCAAGACCGCCGTACTCTGCAGCCACGGCCCGGTGCTTCCCGAGCTCCTGACCGAGATCGCGCTCGCCACCGGCACCCTGCGCGGCTCCTACCTCGGAAGCGCGTCGGCGCTGGAGCCCGGGGCGTTCTCGGTCGTGCACCTCTCGGCCACGAATCCCGGATCGGGCATCGTCGCGATCGAGACCCACCAGCCGAAGGTGTGA
- a CDS encoding RNA degradosome polyphosphate kinase — translation MIEHEVLDAGLGDADDDDFELSETFDSQLPEHRYLDREISWLAFNQRVLELAEDPRLPVLERANFLAIFASNLDEFFMVRVAGLKRRIVTGLAVPTNVGRAPQEVLADISAEAHTLQLRHAAAWTNEVKPALAEAGIQILRWDDLSDDERGRLYDYFQAQVFPVLMPLAVDPAHPFPYISGLSLNLAIRIRNARTGRQEFARLKVPPMLPRFVEVSREGEAVRYLPLEYLISNNLGDLFPGMEILDHHAFRLTRNEDVVIEEDETENLIQALEAELLRRRFGPPIRLEVTEDMDDLTLDLLIKELDITDQEVYRLPGPLDLRGLFDLSRIDRPDLRYKPHVPTTATAFQPGDNNERPDIFASIRKGDVLVHHPYESFATSVQAFLEQAAKDPHVLAIKQTLYRTSGDSPIVQALIDAAEAGKQVLALVEIKARFDEANNIVWARKLEKAGVHVVYGLVGLKTHCKLALVIREENGVLRSYSHVGTGNYNPKTSRIYEDFGLFTIDDQVGRDLTRLFNELSGYAIEKKFKRLLVAPLHLRKGLLRQIDRERRHALEGKPSHIRIKVNSMVDEQIIDALYRASQAGVPVEVWVRGICSLKPGVEGMSENITVRSILGRYLEHSRIFAFHNDGDPQVYIGSADMMHRNLDRRVEALVRVIAPAHIKELLDLFSLAMADTTSSWWLGPEGEWTRHSLDDEGRPLVDIQDKTMSNVQRRRRARAVR, via the coding sequence ATGATCGAACACGAGGTGCTCGACGCCGGTCTCGGCGATGCCGACGACGACGACTTCGAGCTTTCCGAGACCTTCGACTCGCAGCTGCCCGAGCACCGCTATCTCGACCGCGAGATCAGCTGGCTCGCGTTCAATCAGCGCGTGCTGGAGCTGGCGGAGGATCCTCGGCTGCCGGTGCTCGAACGCGCGAACTTCCTCGCGATCTTCGCCAGCAACCTCGACGAGTTCTTCATGGTGAGGGTCGCCGGCCTCAAGCGCCGTATCGTCACGGGCCTCGCGGTCCCGACGAACGTGGGCCGGGCCCCGCAGGAGGTGCTCGCCGACATCTCGGCGGAGGCCCACACGCTGCAGCTGCGTCACGCCGCCGCCTGGACGAACGAGGTCAAGCCCGCCCTCGCCGAGGCCGGCATCCAGATCCTGCGCTGGGACGACCTCAGCGACGACGAGCGCGGCCGCCTCTACGACTACTTCCAGGCCCAGGTCTTCCCCGTCCTCATGCCGCTGGCCGTCGACCCCGCCCACCCGTTCCCGTACATCTCCGGGCTCTCGCTCAACCTCGCGATCCGCATCCGCAACGCCCGCACCGGGCGACAGGAGTTCGCGCGCCTGAAGGTCCCGCCGATGCTCCCCCGCTTCGTCGAGGTCTCGCGCGAGGGCGAGGCGGTGCGCTACCTCCCGCTCGAGTACCTCATCTCCAACAACCTCGGCGACCTCTTCCCGGGCATGGAGATCCTCGACCACCACGCCTTCCGCCTCACCCGCAACGAGGACGTCGTGATCGAGGAGGACGAGACCGAGAACCTCATCCAGGCGCTGGAGGCCGAGCTGCTGCGCCGCCGATTCGGCCCGCCCATCCGCCTCGAGGTCACCGAGGACATGGACGACCTCACGCTCGACCTCCTCATCAAGGAGCTCGACATCACCGACCAGGAGGTCTACCGCCTCCCCGGGCCGCTCGACCTGCGGGGGCTGTTCGACCTGTCGCGCATCGACCGCCCCGACCTGCGCTACAAGCCGCACGTTCCGACGACGGCGACGGCCTTCCAGCCGGGCGACAACAACGAGCGCCCCGACATCTTCGCGTCGATCCGCAAGGGCGACGTGCTCGTGCATCACCCCTACGAGTCGTTCGCGACGAGCGTGCAGGCCTTCCTCGAGCAGGCCGCGAAAGACCCGCACGTCCTCGCCATCAAGCAGACGCTGTATCGCACGTCGGGCGACAGCCCGATCGTCCAGGCGCTCATCGACGCGGCCGAGGCCGGCAAGCAGGTGCTCGCCCTCGTCGAGATCAAGGCGCGCTTCGACGAGGCGAACAACATCGTCTGGGCGCGCAAGCTCGAAAAGGCCGGCGTCCATGTCGTGTACGGCCTGGTCGGGCTGAAGACCCACTGCAAGCTCGCCCTCGTCATCCGCGAGGAGAACGGGGTGCTGCGCAGCTACAGCCACGTCGGCACCGGCAACTACAACCCCAAGACGAGCCGCATCTACGAGGACTTCGGCCTCTTCACGATCGACGACCAGGTGGGCCGCGACCTCACGCGGCTGTTCAACGAGCTGTCCGGCTATGCGATCGAGAAGAAGTTCAAGCGCCTCCTCGTCGCCCCGCTGCACCTGCGGAAGGGACTCCTCCGCCAGATCGATCGCGAGCGGCGGCACGCGCTCGAGGGCAAGCCGTCGCACATCCGCATCAAGGTCAACTCGATGGTCGACGAGCAGATCATCGATGCGCTCTACCGCGCGAGCCAGGCCGGCGTCCCCGTCGAGGTGTGGGTGCGCGGCATCTGCTCGCTCAAGCCGGGGGTCGAGGGCATGAGCGAGAACATCACGGTCCGCAGCATCCTGGGCCGCTATCTCGAGCACTCGCGGATCTTCGCCTTCCACAACGACGGCGACCCGCAGGTCTACATCGGCAGCGCCGACATGATGCACCGCAACCTCGACCGCCGCGTCGAGGCGCTCGTGCGCGTCATCGCGCCGGCGCACATCAAGGAGCTGCTCGACCTGTTCTCGCTCGCGATGGCCGACACGACGAGCTCGTGGTGGCTGGGACCGGAGGGCGAGTGGACCCGCCACAGCCTCGACGACGAGGGCAGGCCGCTGGTCGACATCCAGGACAAGACGATGTCGAACGTGCAGCGCCGCCGGCGCGCGCGGGCGGTGCGATGA
- a CDS encoding response regulator transcription factor: MAQLLVLSSAQGGGPVLPSLELLSHRVRQIPAEPAQLVNAPSADVIFVDARIDLVGAKSLCKILNTTGLDAPLVLVVTEGGLTAVSTDWGIDDVILVTAGPAEVDARVRLAIGRQSAEQVSTRIQTSGITIDESSYSAKVHGKPLDLTYKEFQLLHFFATHPSRVFTREQLLSEVWGYDYFGGTRTVDVHVRRLRAKLGDLEQLIGTVRNVGYRFNVYEDDQLPAPSSTPSPA; the protein is encoded by the coding sequence TTGGCACAGCTCCTCGTCTTGAGTTCCGCACAAGGAGGAGGCCCGGTCCTGCCCTCGCTCGAGCTGCTCAGCCACCGGGTGCGGCAGATCCCCGCCGAGCCGGCGCAGCTCGTCAATGCACCGAGTGCCGACGTGATCTTCGTCGACGCGCGCATCGACCTCGTCGGGGCGAAATCCCTCTGCAAGATCCTCAACACCACCGGCCTGGACGCGCCGCTCGTCCTGGTGGTGACAGAGGGCGGCCTCACCGCCGTCTCGACCGACTGGGGCATCGACGATGTCATCCTCGTGACGGCGGGGCCCGCGGAGGTCGACGCGCGGGTGCGCCTCGCGATCGGCCGTCAGTCGGCCGAGCAGGTCTCGACGCGCATCCAGACCTCGGGGATCACGATCGACGAGTCCTCGTACTCCGCCAAGGTGCACGGCAAGCCGCTCGACCTCACCTACAAGGAGTTCCAGCTCCTGCACTTCTTCGCCACGCACCCCTCCCGTGTTTTCACACGCGAGCAGCTGCTGAGCGAGGTGTGGGGCTACGACTACTTCGGCGGCACGCGGACGGTCGACGTCCACGTGCGGCGCCTGCGCGCGAAGCTCGGCGACCTCGAGCAGCTGATCGGCACGGTGCGCAACGTCGGCTACCGCTTCAACGTGTACGAAGACGACCAGCTCCCTGCGCCGTCGTCCACGCCCTCCCCCGCCTAG
- a CDS encoding FABP family protein gives MIELPTDLPADLAPLSWLLGVWEGTGVIDYEASDRHFDGEFAHRVSFSHDGGAFLNYSASAWLLGDDARAPLVSEIGYWRLSRPATEADAGPALLPATGPAVSRTVDDVETLRNAEGGFDIEASIVHSDGVSELYLGQVRGPRIDIATDAVIRTANAKVYAAATRMYGLVEGHLLWAWDIAALGGELASHASARLARAD, from the coding sequence GTGATCGAGCTGCCGACCGACCTTCCCGCCGACCTCGCGCCGCTCTCGTGGCTGCTGGGCGTGTGGGAGGGCACAGGTGTCATCGACTACGAGGCATCCGATCGCCACTTCGACGGAGAGTTCGCACATCGCGTCAGCTTCAGCCATGACGGGGGTGCCTTCCTCAACTACTCTGCGAGCGCGTGGCTGCTCGGCGACGATGCACGCGCGCCCCTGGTCTCCGAGATCGGGTACTGGCGGCTTTCGCGTCCCGCCACGGAGGCCGATGCCGGGCCCGCGCTCCTGCCGGCGACAGGGCCGGCCGTCAGCCGCACGGTCGACGACGTCGAAACCCTCCGCAATGCGGAGGGCGGGTTCGACATCGAGGCATCCATCGTCCATTCCGACGGCGTGAGCGAGCTGTACCTCGGCCAGGTGCGCGGTCCACGCATCGACATCGCGACCGACGCCGTCATCCGCACCGCCAACGCGAAGGTCTATGCGGCCGCGACCCGCATGTACGGCCTCGTCGAGGGTCACCTGCTGTGGGCGTGGGACATCGCGGCCCTCGGCGGCGAGCTGGCCTCGCACGCCTCGGCGCGGCTGGCCCGGGCGGACTGA